A DNA window from Linepithema humile isolate Giens D197 chromosome 6, Lhum_UNIL_v1.0, whole genome shotgun sequence contains the following coding sequences:
- the LOC105670851 gene encoding uncharacterized protein isoform X1, with protein sequence MSLLYYLPPEILLIIFDLCDIYTLLQLRRVCKNFDVISTEILNKKSNHLLATNQISKKFRERCKPLLSTYRSKFVTHYNWQWERFGKKNIFPLQTNFIKELRGTTMNENCLKMTRNTIWLYDKNKLLAFNRAKNGNISRKNVIRATCDRQFSSIAYCNDIIISGHVDGSIRHWRIESLNNINNIQQLKVHSNVYDEYVSNIEVTSQHIISSSSNLIKLQKNTFENNAEEKETIYWKGRKLIRSISLNPTEKKVAASAEQWFLIYDINKNCQVMDKCIDGNTCYQLLWQDTHTILMLYESYIKQMDTSYIRYSNFRTSKFVRTWDASVLDNIWCDLSRNLLSLRSDYLYTFMTGTEDNTVILWDQRLSKFINTFCINSDINSNDPVFFVEFDSTHIYAITNQLGVVELDFQLGYYSASRTYFRTYFSQFT encoded by the exons ATGTCTCTTCTATACTATTTACCGCCCGAAatattgctaataattttcgatttatgtgatatatataCTTTACTACAGCTCAGAAGAgtatgcaaaaattttgatgtaatATCAACAGagatcttaaataaaaaaagtaaccaTTTGCTTGCTACGAATCAGATATCGAAAAAATTTCGTGAACG atGTAAACCACTATTATCTACGTATAGATCTAAATTTGTTACGCATTACAACTGGCAATGGGAAAGATTTGgaaaaaagaacatttttccattacaaacaaatttcataaaagaatTGAGAGGCACGACAATGAACGAAAATTGTCTAAAAATGACTAGAAATACAATTTGGctttatgacaaaaataaacttCTAGCTTTTAATCGTGCAAAGAACGGTAACATTAGCCGTAAAAACGTGATTCGTGCAACTTGTGACCGTCAATTTTCAAGCATTGCTTATtgcaatgatataattataagcgGCCacgt AGATGGTAGTATTAGACATTGGAGAATTGAATCGCtgaataacattaataatattcaacaattaaaaGTACATTCCAATGTATATGATGAATACGTTTCGAACATAGAAGTAACCTCGCAACATATTATATCAagttcttcaaatttaataaaa ctacaaaaaaatacatttgaaaataatgcagAAGAAAAGGAAACAATTTATTGGAAAGGCAGGAAATTAATTCGGTCAATTTCATTAAACCccacagaaaaaaaagttgctgCTAGTGCCGAACAATGGTttctaatttatgatattaacaAAAA TTGTCAGGTAATGGATAAATGTATAGATGGTAATACATGTTACCAACTACTATGGCAAGATACTCACACTATTCTCATGCTGTATGAatcatatattaaacaaatggATACAAG TTATATTCGTTACTCTAATTTTAGAACATCCAAATTTGTACGTACATGGGATGCTTCTGTCCTAGATAACATATGGTGTGATTTAAGTAGGAATTTATTAAGTCTCCGTTCAGATTATTTGTATACTTTTATGACAGGGACGGAAGATAATACAGTAATTCTATGGGATCAAAGATTAAGTAAATTCATTAAT acgttttgtataaattctgatattaattCTAACGATCCTGTATTTTTTGTGGAATTTGATAGCACCCATATATATGCTATTACAAATCAACTTGGTGTGGTTGAACTTGATTTTCAGCTAGGCTATTATAGCGCTTCAAGGACGTATTTTAGGACGTATTTTAGCcaatttacttaa
- the LOC105670851 gene encoding uncharacterized protein isoform X2 translates to MSLLYYLPPEILLIIFDLCDIYTLLQLRRVCKNFDVISTEILNKKSNHLLATNQISKKFRERCKPLLSTYRSKFVTHYNWQWERFGKKNIFPLQTNFIKELRGTTMNENCLKMTRNTIWLYDKNKLLAFNRAKNGNISRKNVIRATCDRQFSSIAYCNDIIISGHVDGSIRHWRIESLNNINNIQQLKVHSNVYDEYVSNIEVTSQHIISSSSNLIKLQKNTFENNAEEKETIYWKGRKLIRSISLNPTEKKVAASAEQWFLIYDINKNCQVMDKCIDGNTCYQLLWQDTHTILMLYESYIKQMDTRTSKFVRTWDASVLDNIWCDLSRNLLSLRSDYLYTFMTGTEDNTVILWDQRLSKFINTFCINSDINSNDPVFFVEFDSTHIYAITNQLGVVELDFQLGYYSASRTYFRTYFSQFT, encoded by the exons ATGTCTCTTCTATACTATTTACCGCCCGAAatattgctaataattttcgatttatgtgatatatataCTTTACTACAGCTCAGAAGAgtatgcaaaaattttgatgtaatATCAACAGagatcttaaataaaaaaagtaaccaTTTGCTTGCTACGAATCAGATATCGAAAAAATTTCGTGAACG atGTAAACCACTATTATCTACGTATAGATCTAAATTTGTTACGCATTACAACTGGCAATGGGAAAGATTTGgaaaaaagaacatttttccattacaaacaaatttcataaaagaatTGAGAGGCACGACAATGAACGAAAATTGTCTAAAAATGACTAGAAATACAATTTGGctttatgacaaaaataaacttCTAGCTTTTAATCGTGCAAAGAACGGTAACATTAGCCGTAAAAACGTGATTCGTGCAACTTGTGACCGTCAATTTTCAAGCATTGCTTATtgcaatgatataattataagcgGCCacgt AGATGGTAGTATTAGACATTGGAGAATTGAATCGCtgaataacattaataatattcaacaattaaaaGTACATTCCAATGTATATGATGAATACGTTTCGAACATAGAAGTAACCTCGCAACATATTATATCAagttcttcaaatttaataaaa ctacaaaaaaatacatttgaaaataatgcagAAGAAAAGGAAACAATTTATTGGAAAGGCAGGAAATTAATTCGGTCAATTTCATTAAACCccacagaaaaaaaagttgctgCTAGTGCCGAACAATGGTttctaatttatgatattaacaAAAA TTGTCAGGTAATGGATAAATGTATAGATGGTAATACATGTTACCAACTACTATGGCAAGATACTCACACTATTCTCATGCTGTATGAatcatatattaaacaaatggATACAAG AACATCCAAATTTGTACGTACATGGGATGCTTCTGTCCTAGATAACATATGGTGTGATTTAAGTAGGAATTTATTAAGTCTCCGTTCAGATTATTTGTATACTTTTATGACAGGGACGGAAGATAATACAGTAATTCTATGGGATCAAAGATTAAGTAAATTCATTAAT acgttttgtataaattctgatattaattCTAACGATCCTGTATTTTTTGTGGAATTTGATAGCACCCATATATATGCTATTACAAATCAACTTGGTGTGGTTGAACTTGATTTTCAGCTAGGCTATTATAGCGCTTCAAGGACGTATTTTAGGACGTATTTTAGCcaatttacttaa
- the LOC137000579 gene encoding uncharacterized protein: MRNKLAKLIVSNELSPNINCSITSSRALFLSEEVQKLFPTEEKSVWYIKHKKGESQGRGKIITKYYSTRRQLIKAGLLSLKSTIPVVTAVTENELSDADIANYEEYLLWLKNNSRPWQKVTTYWSQTSKKRVQDLITNSQPCYEYIDQFPALSDPLGYLLKYMFYFKLEQDFEILHPEHGLKLYIAWPKLSEFITDRVNFKAKKRLDNVLTPEGTKVAIISLMPHLFPVITIKKGKPRDWRPSREECEEAFLLHVKTITDLDARLEERTKKLRSFGVTSQPITVIVGPSFDEIHQCFVVINNLRYEVETPLKGIDLVFKICTALNIEYPLEIRQLFMFLQRAVYNFETLWDKHKNSQLTCSVLALIKEYKRL, encoded by the exons ATGCGAAATAagcttgcaaaattaattgttagtaATGAGCTGTCACCTAACATAAACTGCAGTATTACAAGCAGCAGAGCATTATTTTTAAGCGAAgaagtacaaaaattatttcctacTGAAGAAAAG AGTGTCTGGTATATAAAGCATAAGAAAGGAGAGTCACAAGGAAGAGgtaaaataatcacaaaataCTATTCCACACGAAGACAACTTATCAAAGCTGGTTTGTTATCTTTAAAGTCTACTATACCTGTTGTAACAGCTGTGACTGAAA ATGAGTTGAGTGACGCTGACATTGCTAATTATGAAGAATATTTGTTATGGCTGAAGAATAATTCTAGACCATGGCAAAAAGTCACTACATATTGGTCTCAAACTTCAAAAAAACGAGTTCAAGATCTTATAACTAATAGTCAGCCTTGTTATGAGTATATAGATCAGTTTCCAGCTCTCTCTGATCCATTAGGTTATCTATTA aaatatatgttttattttaagctGGAAcaagattttgaaatattacatcCAGAACACggtttaaaactttatattgcTTGGCCAAAATTATCAGAATTTATAACTGACAGAGTGAATTTTAAAGCTAAAAAGCGTTTGGATAATGTTTTGACACCTg AGGGCACCAAAGTTGCAATTATATCGTTAATGCCTCATTTGTTCCCTGTAATCACGATTAAAAAAGGTAAACCAAGAGATTGGAGACCTTCTAGGGAAGAATGTGAAGAAGCATTTCTTTTACATGTGAAg aCGATTACTGATTTGGATGCAAGATTAGAAGAGCGTACGAAAAAATTGCGATCATTTGGTGTGACCTCGCAGCCCATTACAGTGATAGTTGGTCCCAGCTTTGATGAAATTCATCAGTGCTTTGTTGTAATCAACAACTTGCGATATGAAGTAGAAACACCACTGAAAGGTATAGACctcgtttttaaaatatgtactgctttaaatattgaatatcctCTCGAAATAAGGCAACTCTTCATGTTTTTGCAAAGAGCtgtatacaattttgaaactttGTGGGATAAGCATAAAAACTCTCAACTCACTTGTAGTGTTCTTGCTTTGATTAAAGAAtacaaaagattataa